Proteins found in one Amblyraja radiata isolate CabotCenter1 chromosome 45, sAmbRad1.1.pri, whole genome shotgun sequence genomic segment:
- the LOC116968582 gene encoding histone H4, which yields MSGRGKGGKGLGKGGAKRHRKVLRDNIQGITKPAIRRLARRGGVKRISGLIYEETRGVLKVFLENVIRDAVTYTEHAKRKTVTAMDVVYALKRQGRTLYGFGG from the coding sequence ATGTCTGGTCGAGGGAAAGGAGGCAAAGGATTAGGCAAAGGTGGAGCAAAGCGGCACCGCAAAGTGCTTCGCGATAACATCCAGGGCATCACCAAGCCAGCTATCCGCCGCCTGGCTCGGCGTGGTGGGGTCAAGCGGATCTCGGGTCTGATCTACGAGGAGACCCGCGGGGTGCTGAAGGTTTTcctggagaatgtgatcaggGACGCGGTCACCTACACCGAGCACGCCAAGCGCAAGACGGTCACTGCCATGGATGTGGTGTACGCTCTGAAACGACAGGGCCGCACTCTCTACGGCTTCGGCGGCTAA